In Thermomicrobiales bacterium, the genomic window CAGCCGATCTGCGCAGTTCGCTCGACAGGTCCGAAACGGCGACCGCCAGCAAGACGACGACTGCCGCGAATGCCACGTCCAGATTGGTGCGACCCTGCACGACGAGCATGAGTCCGATCAGCACGACGATGGCCACTGCCTGCGCGCGTGAGATGCGGCCGAACATCGTTGCCTTGTAGAGCAGATTGCCGAGCAGGAAGAGCGCAGGTCCCCCAAGGAGAACGAGGACTGTCGCCCGGCCTGCCGTCTCGTCCGGATGCGCGAGTGAGAGTTCGTCGCCGGCGGCGGCGACGATGATGCCGGCGACCATGTACATGTGATAGAAGGTGTAGGCGAGGACGCCCAGGCGTCCTGGATCGGCTGCCGTGCCCATGCGCGCTCGCGCCAGTTCGATGGTGCGGTCGAAATAGATCCACCACATTGCAACACTACCGACAAACGCCACCGTGAAGGCGGTCCAGGTATCACGCGAGTGGGGAAGCTCCCCGAACCCGGCGCCAGTGATGAGCACCGACTCGCCAATGGCCAGAATGATGAACAACAGGCACCGCTCTGCCATGTGAAGACCGGTAATCGTGTAATCGGTTGTGCGGCTGCGTCCCAATCCAGGCAGCGGAAAGCCGAGGTAGATGACGAATCCGATGACCACGGAGGCCAGAAGCCACAATCCGAGCCGCCAATAACCGTCAGCAGCGGCGCCGGCCAACCACAGGATACCTACGAGCGCATCCCAAACCGCCACCCGAATGAACACCATCCGGAGCGGGTGGGCGAGGCCGACCGCCAGAAGGCCGAGAACCGGAGCGCCAACGGTGAGGACGACGACCGCCGCGGCGAACAATCCCGCCCGTTCCCCGAACGCTTCAGGAATCGAGGAAGCGAGCACCAAACCAACGAATGCCGCAACGAGCACCGCCAGCCGGACCGGCCGCGCGCGTACGTCGAAGTAGTTCGAGATCCACGTGATGCAGATCCAGCCCGCCCACACACCCCAAAGCAGCGCAAGCGTCTCCAGCGCACCCTTCCAGCTGAGCGCTTCGAGCAGGTGATGGGTCAGTTGCGTGACCGCGAGCGCGTAGACCAGATCGAAAAAGAGCTCGACCGGCTGTACCTCGCCGGCATGCCCTCCTGACGGGCGCAACCACCGGCCATGCAGGGAAGCGGGTTCGTCAGCTTCGTGCATCGCGTCGATTCCTCCCTTTTCCTGACCGTGCGATTGGCGGTACCCTGCCGGATGCGCGTTCGCTCTGATTGGGCGCTCGCACGCGCGCTTGTGAATGCGATTAGTGGT contains:
- a CDS encoding low temperature requirement protein A gives rise to the protein MHEADEPASLHGRWLRPSGGHAGEVQPVELFFDLVYALAVTQLTHHLLEALSWKGALETLALLWGVWAGWICITWISNYFDVRARPVRLAVLVAAFVGLVLASSIPEAFGERAGLFAAAVVVLTVGAPVLGLLAVGLAHPLRMVFIRVAVWDALVGILWLAGAAADGYWRLGLWLLASVVIGFVIYLGFPLPGLGRSRTTDYTITGLHMAERCLLFIILAIGESVLITGAGFGELPHSRDTWTAFTVAFVGSVAMWWIYFDRTIELARARMGTAADPGRLGVLAYTFYHMYMVAGIIVAAAGDELSLAHPDETAGRATVLVLLGGPALFLLGNLLYKATMFGRISRAQAVAIVVLIGLMLVVQGRTNLDVAFAAVVVLLAVAVSDLSSELRRSAVRAE